The sequence below is a genomic window from Lolium perenne isolate Kyuss_39 chromosome 4, Kyuss_2.0, whole genome shotgun sequence.
ATTACATGACATAAGTCGATCTTATACCGTTACCAGTATACCGTACCGCTCTCATTTTTGACTTGACCAAACCAACCAAAATGGTACATTGAAGTGAGATGCATCGCCGCTCGGGCTTGCAAGTCGAGTGGGAGTTCGGTGGGCCGGGTGTAGGGTTTTAGTCGGCATCTCGCATAAGCATGCaaaagtattatttagttcaaacTAGACCGACTTATTTAAAAAATTGCTACCAACTTAACAAGTTTTGACTATGAAATGGGGCGGATTGGGTGCCGTTTTGCAACCCCAGTCAAGTGCCACAATAGGACACACTTAGTCGTAAAAAATGTGGACCTAGTCGGTCATAGTTGGGAAAATATTAATTAAACGGGTTAAAATGTCACACATCTAAGACTTAACATGGGTAAATTGTGACGGAATAAAACTTCCATAAATATAAAGACTAAAGTAAAATTCACTGGATATTTTCTCATATGCTACAAAAGGAACTTACACCAATACACCATGATAGTCAATACAAACTTGTACTAATTTTTTTTACTGAAtatcacatccaacaaggagtgtATGGAAAAGATGCTTCAATAAGTCCACGTGGGCCTGCAATATCACTATAATATTTTGGGCCTAAGTTACCAAGGACTTCAACCTTGGAGGTGCTTAAATAGTACGCCAATCCTCTGTTCAACTTGCTACTCAAGAAGACGATTTGTTTGAAAGGATGAAATGCAAGGAAGGAAATATAATTGCACCCGCCTTTGTCGGCTGTATCTCCAATATCCAGGGCATCATTATCGGAGTTCCATTCAAGATCGTCGTCTATTACCATGGACTCATGATTGTTGTAGAGTTTCCTATACTTCTCTTCATTGTAGTTAACATCCTGGAAGATCCATGGGCCGTGAAGTTGTTGATCTTCGTTTAGACATGGCACCAGTGGCTTGATGTCTTTGTCGTGCTCTAAAACCCACTTGGCGCATCCGCTCGATTCGTCAAGGATCCATACCTGAAGTTGGAGAGAATATATACTTCTTCTGGGTAGTGATGCATAATATACCCCCTTTTCCGATTTTCCTAGAAGGCATTGTCCGCAATTCCCAGGTTCAAAACTTCTCGGTGTTTTAATTACCTGATACGTGTTATTTGCTAAACACAACCTGCAAGAAATCATATATTATTATTAACCAACGTACGAATAAATAAATCTAAAAAATGGAAATATCTCAGGATGACGGGAAACcaagaaaaaaaagagaggagTGAGTGTATACCTACCTCATAACAAAAGAATTTGTGCAGTGTACATAAAGTGCCCCACGCCAATAAACGCCGTGCCGCGTGTCCTCTAAATAGTCGTCCGTTGCCAAGTGGGCCACGGTTCCTGCAGCCTCCCCTTCTCTTACAAACTGCCTCTCCTCCCATCGTCCAGtcaacgaagagaagactcgtaaAGGACACGACGACGGTGGCCACTCCGACTCTAATATTGTTGGGTCAATCTCGATATAGGGATCTTCAAATGGTGCTATGTCGAGCTCGACGTAAGGAACCTGAGGTATGAGGAACACCTGGTAGTGAGACGACACCGCGGGGTCGAACACAAGGTAGGCCTCGTCGGGGAAGCACTCCAGCCCTGGACTCGGGGGCGGTTGGCGTGGCAAGGGCGCCTCCCACCCCGTGGCCGGGTTAGCCACGTAGTTGTACTGCAGGAGAAGACCATTGCAGTGATCCATCGTGCGGTAGACGACGAGCCTCTCTCTGAGTCTGATCCCGAGGCCTTCCGAGGGCGGCGGGCGGCAGAAGAACTCGGAGTACGTGAGCTCGTTGAAGTTGATGAAGATGCCCGCTAATGTGTGAGGGAGGAGCTCGGCGCGTAGTATGCGGCGAGCGTCGATGATGGTCAGCCACGCCTTGCACGCGCACCGGCACGCGGCGAGATCGCGTGGAGCGAGACGGCCGAGGACGGCGGCCAGCACGTCGTCCGGCAGCAGCCGCGTCTTGTCGCCCTGCTGCTCCATGGATCGATCGATCGATCTCTCCAGTAATCGGTTTGCGTGGCCGAACGCTCTAGTCTGCAAGCTCGTTCTTGGGTGCGTGGTGGGCTCTTATAGCGGATGGATCCCAATCCGAGTCGGAGCAACGGTGGGCCGCACATGGGCCGCACGGGAGAGAACGAAACGGCCCATGAAGAACCACTAGACTAGGCGAAAGAAAGCGAGCCGAACGGCCAGACAAAGCCCATCTAGCTTCTCCTTCCCCTAAACCCCCGAACCCGAAGAATGGCGCAGTGTCTCCGGGGCaagggcggcgccgccgccgccgccgccggtgaagCGCTCCGCAAGGCGGCCCCGTGGCAGCGAGCGGCCTCGGCGTCGTACCACCACACGATCCAGGCGGTGCCGCGGGAGACGGCCGGCCCGCGCGCGGCGGCGCGCGAGCGCCGCAACGGCAACGTCCCTGCCGTGCTGCTCTCCCTCGCCGGCTCCGGGCCGGGAGAAGGGGTCGCGCACCGGAAGCTCCT
It includes:
- the LOC127347157 gene encoding uncharacterized protein encodes the protein MEQQGDKTRLLPDDVLAAVLGRLAPRDLAACRCACKAWLTIIDARRILRAELLPHTLAGIFINFNELTYSEFFCRPPPSEGLGIRLRERLVVYRTMDHCNGLLLQYNYVANPATGWEAPLPRQPPPSPGLECFPDEAYLVFDPAVSSHYQVFLIPQVPYVELDIAPFEDPYIEIDPTILESEWPPSSCPLRVFSSLTGRWEERQFVREGEAAGTVAHLATDDYLEDTRHGVYWRGALYVHCTNSFVMRLCLANNTYQVIKTPRSFEPGNCGQCLLGKSEKGVYYASLPRRSIYSLQLQVWILDESSGCAKWVLEHDKDIKPLVPCLNEDQQLHGPWIFQDVNYNEEKYRKLYNNHESMVIDDDLEWNSDNDALDIGDTADKGGCNYISFLAFHPFKQIVFLSSKLNRGLAYYLSTSKVEVLGNLGPKYYSDIAGPRGLIEASFPYTPCWM